The Radiobacillus deserti genomic interval TCTTGGATTAGGGTTTATTTATATGGAGGTTACAGAGTTCATCCATTACGTTCATGAAGGAGCGACTATTCAAACAAGTGGATTCCTATCTGCCTTCTTTACTTTGTTAGGAACACACGGACTACACGTTTCACTTGGAATTGGTTGGATTATCCTTCTATTAATCCAATTAGCGCGTCGTGGCTTAACACCTGTGACAGCTAGAAAAACCTTTATTGCCAGTCTTTATTGGCACTTCCTAGATGTTGTTTGGATCTTCATCTTTACATTCGTCTATCTAAAAGGGATGGTGATGTAAGATGGCAAAAGAGCATAAAAGTTCCGTTTGGAATCATATTATAGGGTTTATATTATCTGTTGTGTTAACGTTTATTGCAGCATTTATCGCTTTACAAACAGATTTCTCCTCTAACATTAAAATGTGGATTATTGGAACCCTCGCTATATTACAAGCAGGTATTCAATTATTCATGTTCATGCACATTACGGAGAAATCTGGAACGGTTAATATTATTAATATTGCATATAGTGTATTTCTTGCTTTGGTTATTGTGTTCGGATCTATCTGGGTCCTTACATCTGGCCATGCAGCACACTAAAAGAAAGCATGGGATGAGTATCCCATGCTTCTTCTTTATCCTTCTGTTCCATCCTTAATCCATACTTCTCCATCTTTATATGTCATTTCCTCTGGGTATCGTAAGTCTATCACTTCATCCTGTACTTGTTGTGAAGGCTCTTTCGTTAATAACGACACGACGATATTGGCAACTATTGCTGCAGATGCGCCAAAAACACCTGCTCCTGTATCGACAATTCCTAGGATTGTAAACCCACCATACTTCGCAGCGAAAATGTAAGCTAAAGATACGGATAGACCAGTAACCATACCGGCAATAACACCAGGCCCATTAGACCGCTTCCACCAAACTCCTAATAATAAGGCTGGGAAAAACGAACCTGAAGCTAATGCGAAAGCCCATGCCACGATTTGAGTAATCGCACCCGGTGGATTCAATGCTACTAATCCTGCTACTACAGTCGCAATGACAATCGACCAACGACCCACCGCTAATCGTTTTTCTTCACTAGCATGCGGGTTGATGGACCGATAATAAATGTCATGAGATAGAGCTGCTGAGATGGATATCATAAGTCCTCCAGCAGTCGATAGTGCGGCCGCCATCGCCCCTGCAGCCATTAACCCAATGACAAATATACCTAAATTAGCGATTTCTGGTGTGGCCATAACTACGATATCCTTACTTATAACAATCTCAGCCCATTGGAGAACACCGTCCCCGTTTTGGTCCGCAACGGATAGCTGTCCTGTATCTACCCAAGCAGTCGTCCACGCAGGTAAGTTATTAATAGGAGAGCCTGCAACTTGATCCATTAAGATGAATCGTGAGAAGGCCGCATAAGCTGGTGCAGATAAATAAAGAAGCCCGATAAATAATAATGCCCATGCCCCACTCCATCGTGCTGCTTTCATCGTAGCAACTGTATAAAAACGAACAATAACGTGAGGTAACCCCGCCGTCCCTGCCATCAACGTGAACATTAACGCTAAAAACTGCCATTTCGTATTTTCCGTAAATGGCACGACATATTCGGTAATACCTAGTGCTTGATCAAGTTCTCTTAACTCACCGATTACTTGACCATAAGAAAGCCAAGGCATTGGATTACTTGTTAGTTGTAGAGACATAAAAATAACAGGGATGAGGTACGCGATGATAAGTACGAGGTATTGCGCAACTTGAGTCCATGTGATTCCTTTCATGCCACCTAATGCAGAGTAAAAAGCAATTAATATAACGCCGATCATAGTCCCTACAGCAACATCTACTTCTAATAAGCGCCCAATTACCACACCAGACCCAGATAATTGTCCAATAGAATAAGTGAAGCTAATAATAATGGTAGCAACTGCAGCAATCAACCTTGCTGTATTACTTTGATAACGGTCCCCAATAAATTCTGGTACTGTGTAACGTCCATATTTACGGAGCTGAGGTGCTAACAAGAATGTCA includes:
- the qoxD gene encoding cytochrome aa3 quinol oxidase subunit IV → MAKEHKSSVWNHIIGFILSVVLTFIAAFIALQTDFSSNIKMWIIGTLAILQAGIQLFMFMHITEKSGTVNIINIAYSVFLALVIVFGSIWVLTSGHAAH
- a CDS encoding sodium:solute symporter family protein — encoded protein: MDAQFLVSFGLILATFGLYIGIALFNKARQTSDFYVAGRSVPAVFNGMAIGADWMSAASFIGMAGTIMIMGYDGLAYIMGWTGGYLLLTFLLAPQLRKYGRYTVPEFIGDRYQSNTARLIAAVATIIISFTYSIGQLSGSGVVIGRLLEVDVAVGTMIGVILIAFYSALGGMKGITWTQVAQYLVLIIAYLIPVIFMSLQLTSNPMPWLSYGQVIGELRELDQALGITEYVVPFTENTKWQFLALMFTLMAGTAGLPHVIVRFYTVATMKAARWSGAWALLFIGLLYLSAPAYAAFSRFILMDQVAGSPINNLPAWTTAWVDTGQLSVADQNGDGVLQWAEIVISKDIVVMATPEIANLGIFVIGLMAAGAMAAALSTAGGLMISISAALSHDIYYRSINPHASEEKRLAVGRWSIVIATVVAGLVALNPPGAITQIVAWAFALASGSFFPALLLGVWWKRSNGPGVIAGMVTGLSVSLAYIFAAKYGGFTILGIVDTGAGVFGASAAIVANIVVSLLTKEPSQQVQDEVIDLRYPEEMTYKDGEVWIKDGTEG